Proteins encoded together in one Chryseobacterium sp. G0201 window:
- a CDS encoding S9 family peptidase, whose translation MKLHRFSLLMVVLGGSVFAQTQKFTMAEAVNGLRTNLAVKNISQFSWSGDGKSYIQAVKGGYLITDLKTAKQDTLVSLTQLNRSFSDNKLKAVPQIKFISKSQGYFNANGQMIWADKSGSDWKVKSSTSLDGNAANVKVFNDNQTFAYTVKNNLFVNKNGKVIAVTNDSNENILNGAANVHRNEFGIDNGIFPAPNSESVAFYRMDQTMVADYPVIDWSVTPAVNHNIKYPMAGQKSHEVTLGVYNIKNQSTTFLKVEGEKDQYLTAITWSPDSKYIFVGVLNRGQNHMKMNQYDAVTGDLVKTLFEESDSKYVEPQHPLTFFPNSTTDFIWQSQRTGYNHLFHYSLEKGLVAQITKGDWLVTDILGFNEKKKEIYFTSTKETPLEKHLYRINWANFKLQRLDNAEGVHTGVLSSDGNYLYDVYSNANTPKVANIINTNTLKSDNILTAENTLKNYQRPEIKNVNLKADDGTPLYGKIILPTNFDPNKKYPVIVYLYNGPHLQLITNTFPASGNLWYEYMAQNGYIIFTMDGRGSANRGMKFEQAVFRNLGTTEMNDQMKGVDYLKSLPYVDSEKLGIHGWSFGGFMTTSFMTRHPEVFKVGVAGGPVIDWSMYEIMYGERYMDTPQENPQGYAAANLLDKVQNLKGKLLMIHGAQDDVVVWQHSIKFIKSAVDNGVQLDYFVYPGHPHNVIGKDRVHLMQKVTDYFDQNLKK comes from the coding sequence ATGAAATTACATAGATTTTCTTTATTGATGGTAGTTTTGGGCGGATCGGTTTTTGCCCAGACTCAGAAATTCACGATGGCGGAGGCTGTAAACGGGTTGAGAACGAACTTAGCAGTGAAAAATATCTCTCAATTTTCATGGTCTGGAGATGGTAAATCTTACATTCAGGCAGTGAAAGGCGGATATTTAATCACAGATCTAAAGACTGCAAAACAGGATACTTTGGTTTCTTTGACGCAGTTGAACAGAAGTTTTTCTGATAATAAACTAAAAGCAGTTCCACAGATCAAATTTATCAGCAAATCTCAAGGATACTTTAATGCGAACGGTCAAATGATCTGGGCTGATAAATCCGGAAGCGACTGGAAAGTAAAAAGCTCAACATCTTTAGATGGAAATGCTGCGAATGTAAAAGTGTTTAATGATAATCAGACTTTTGCCTACACAGTAAAGAATAATTTATTTGTCAATAAAAACGGAAAAGTAATCGCAGTAACGAATGATTCTAACGAAAATATTCTTAACGGTGCTGCCAATGTCCACAGAAACGAATTCGGGATCGATAACGGAATTTTCCCAGCACCAAATTCGGAAAGTGTAGCATTCTACAGAATGGATCAGACGATGGTTGCAGATTATCCTGTGATCGATTGGTCGGTAACTCCGGCGGTAAATCACAATATCAAATATCCGATGGCGGGGCAAAAGTCTCACGAAGTTACATTGGGGGTTTACAATATTAAAAATCAATCAACGACTTTCCTGAAAGTTGAAGGTGAGAAAGATCAATATTTAACAGCAATTACCTGGAGCCCGGATTCAAAATATATCTTTGTTGGAGTGTTGAACAGAGGTCAGAATCATATGAAAATGAATCAGTATGATGCTGTTACAGGAGATTTAGTGAAAACTTTATTTGAAGAATCGGACAGTAAATATGTTGAGCCTCAACATCCATTAACTTTCTTCCCAAATTCTACTACAGACTTTATCTGGCAGAGTCAGAGAACGGGTTATAATCATTTGTTTCATTATAGTTTAGAAAAAGGTTTGGTTGCTCAGATCACAAAAGGAGATTGGCTGGTAACGGACATTTTAGGTTTTAATGAAAAGAAAAAGGAAATTTATTTCACTTCTACGAAAGAAACTCCTTTGGAAAAACATTTATACAGAATCAATTGGGCTAACTTTAAACTACAGAGATTAGACAATGCAGAAGGCGTTCACACAGGAGTTTTAAGCAGTGACGGAAATTATTTATACGATGTTTACAGCAATGCCAACACGCCAAAAGTTGCGAACATTATTAATACAAATACATTAAAATCCGATAATATTCTTACAGCTGAAAATACATTGAAAAATTATCAGCGACCTGAAATTAAAAATGTAAACCTAAAAGCTGACGATGGTACACCTTTATACGGTAAAATAATCCTTCCGACGAATTTTGATCCGAACAAAAAATATCCTGTAATTGTTTATCTGTACAACGGACCACATTTACAATTGATAACGAATACTTTCCCTGCCTCAGGAAACCTTTGGTACGAGTATATGGCTCAAAACGGATACATTATTTTCACAATGGATGGAAGAGGTTCTGCCAACCGTGGAATGAAGTTCGAGCAGGCTGTTTTCAGAAACTTAGGAACAACCGAAATGAATGACCAGATGAAAGGGGTAGATTATCTAAAATCTCTTCCTTATGTTGATTCAGAAAAATTGGGTATTCATGGATGGAGCTTCGGTGGATTTATGACGACAAGTTTCATGACTCGTCATCCTGAAGTTTTCAAAGTAGGTGTTGCAGGTGGTCCGGTGATCGACTGGAGCATGTACGAGATCATGTACGGCGAAAGATATATGGATACACCTCAGGAAAACCCACAAGGGTACGCAGCAGCTAATTTATTGGATAAAGTTCAGAACTTGAAAGGTAAATTATTGATGATCCACGGTGCGCAGGATGATGTGGTGGTTTGGCAACATTCTATCAAATTCATTAAATCTGCGGTTGATAATGGAGTTCAGCTAGATTACTTCGTTTATCCGGGACATCCACACAACGTGATCGGAAAAGACAGAGTACATTTGATGCAGAAAGTAACCGATTATTTTGATCAGAACTTGAAAAAGTAA
- a CDS encoding YceI family protein, which produces MATKWNLDPTHSEITFKVKHMMISNIKGNFTNFTAEIDADDDTFANAKTTATIQTDSVSTHNADRDNHLKSAEFFNAEANPTITFDSQALNGAVTGNLTINGITKPITLDVDFNGINVDPWGNTKAGFSFEGKINRKDFGLNWNAALEAGGVMVSEDVKLAGDLQFVKQA; this is translated from the coding sequence ATGGCAACAAAATGGAACCTAGACCCAACGCATAGTGAAATTACTTTCAAAGTAAAACACATGATGATTTCAAACATTAAAGGTAACTTCACCAACTTCACTGCAGAAATTGATGCTGATGATGATACTTTCGCAAACGCTAAAACGACTGCAACGATTCAGACTGATTCTGTTTCAACTCATAATGCAGACAGAGATAATCACCTTAAATCTGCAGAGTTTTTCAATGCAGAAGCGAACCCTACAATTACTTTCGATTCTCAGGCCTTGAATGGTGCTGTAACTGGAAATTTAACGATTAACGGTATTACAAAACCTATCACTCTTGATGTAGATTTTAACGGAATCAACGTTGATCCATGGGGAAATACTAAAGCTGGTTTCTCTTTTGAAGGGAAAATCAACAGAAAAGACTTCGGATTAAACTGGAATGCTGCTCTTGAAGCTGGAGGTGTAATGGTAAGCGAAGATGTAAAATTAGCAGGAGATTTACAGTTTGTAAAACAAGCATAA
- the ygiD gene encoding 4,5-DOPA dioxygenase extradiol — MNLNDLQNISDNFQSTQRMPVLFLGHGSPMNAIEENQFVKGFRKAATEIPKPNAILCISAHWYTPGTFVTAMDMPRTIHDFGGFPKALFDVEYPAPGSPELAKETAELLAPILVEEDHNWGLDHGAWSVIKHMYPNADIPVIQLSIDYTKPPQYHFELAQKLNKLRKKGILIIGSGNIVHNLRLIDWKNIDTVGAGWDWAIEAREKTNNWLLDGNFQPIIDYQKQGTFLQYAVPTPDHYLPLIYTLGLKDKAENLVLFNDELIGGSLSMTSVRIG, encoded by the coding sequence ATGAACCTCAACGATCTACAAAATATCAGTGACAATTTTCAAAGTACGCAAAGAATGCCTGTTTTATTTCTTGGGCACGGTTCGCCGATGAATGCGATTGAAGAAAATCAGTTTGTAAAGGGTTTCAGAAAAGCCGCGACAGAGATTCCCAAACCGAATGCTATTTTGTGTATTTCCGCCCATTGGTATACTCCGGGAACTTTTGTGACGGCGATGGATATGCCAAGAACGATTCATGATTTTGGAGGTTTTCCGAAAGCGTTGTTTGATGTAGAATATCCCGCTCCCGGAAGTCCTGAACTGGCAAAAGAAACAGCTGAACTTTTGGCTCCTATCTTGGTTGAGGAAGATCATAATTGGGGACTGGATCATGGCGCATGGTCTGTTATCAAACATATGTATCCTAATGCGGATATTCCTGTGATTCAGTTGAGTATTGATTATACAAAACCTCCGCAATATCATTTTGAATTGGCTCAAAAATTAAATAAACTTCGCAAAAAAGGTATTCTTATTATCGGAAGCGGAAATATTGTTCATAATTTAAGATTGATCGACTGGAAAAATATTGATACCGTTGGAGCCGGCTGGGATTGGGCAATTGAAGCCAGAGAGAAAACCAATAATTGGCTTCTTGATGGTAATTTCCAACCCATTATTGATTATCAGAAACAGGGAACATTTTTACAATATGCAGTTCCGACTCCGGATCATTATTTACCGTTAATCTATACATTAGGATTGAAAGATAAAGCGGAAAATTTAGTCTTATTTAATGATGAATTAATTGGCGGTTCTTTGAGTATGACAAGCGTGAGAATTGGTTAA
- a CDS encoding acyltransferase family protein, translated as MNFVKVDRVHFHTFDSLRFLSFLLVFLHHSPIPTDSVLHYISKGGGIGVSFFFVLSGFLITYILILEKLNNQNKISLKKFFKRRILRIWPLYYAMAIFAFCTPFILTFFHISFSNDGYEPNWFFTFTFLENYMMMYTGSFPNVAPLPVIWSLCIEEHFYIIWGLIFYFISLKNIPKLIVVSILVSFLTKIVYETYNIPTVDIFTNIDNFAFGTIPAYLFVFHKEIIKKLNEIPSIYKYFYAVFVLSAIVIRLNTTVIPDVKINSLFFGMLFSLLILFTLGEKNVFKISDKTILARLGKYTYGLYLIHPICISLFVKMGEKYHLNWYSITSLAFVFTVIFAYLSYHLFEKQFLKLKGSN; from the coding sequence ATGAACTTTGTAAAAGTAGATAGAGTCCACTTTCATACGTTTGATTCGTTAAGATTTCTATCTTTTTTATTAGTTTTCTTACATCATTCCCCCATTCCTACAGACAGTGTATTGCACTATATTTCTAAGGGAGGGGGGATTGGTGTTTCTTTTTTCTTTGTGTTAAGCGGTTTTTTAATTACCTATATTTTAATTCTTGAAAAGCTTAATAACCAAAATAAAATTTCACTTAAAAAGTTCTTTAAAAGAAGAATATTAAGAATATGGCCCTTGTATTATGCGATGGCTATTTTTGCATTTTGTACGCCTTTTATCCTGACTTTTTTTCATATTTCGTTTTCTAATGACGGTTACGAGCCGAATTGGTTCTTTACCTTTACATTCCTCGAAAACTATATGATGATGTACACCGGAAGTTTTCCGAATGTGGCTCCATTGCCTGTTATTTGGTCGCTTTGTATTGAGGAGCATTTTTATATTATCTGGGGACTTATTTTCTATTTTATATCATTAAAAAATATTCCAAAGCTTATTGTTGTAAGTATTTTGGTCTCATTTTTAACCAAGATTGTGTATGAAACATATAATATTCCGACTGTAGATATTTTTACGAATATTGATAATTTTGCTTTTGGAACAATTCCGGCTTACTTATTTGTTTTTCATAAAGAAATTATTAAAAAACTGAATGAAATTCCGTCTATTTATAAATATTTTTATGCTGTATTTGTCTTATCAGCCATTGTCATAAGATTAAATACGACAGTAATTCCTGATGTAAAAATTAATTCACTTTTCTTTGGAATGCTGTTTTCTTTACTGATTCTATTCACTTTGGGAGAAAAAAATGTATTTAAAATCTCAGATAAAACCATATTGGCCCGTCTTGGAAAATACACTTACGGTTTATACTTAATTCATCCGATATGCATTAGTTTATTTGTCAAAATGGGGGAGAAGTATCATTTAAATTGGTATTCTATTACTTCATTGGCGTTTGTTTTCACTGTAATTTTTGCCTATTTATCCTATCATCTTTTCGAGAAACAATTTTTAAAGCTTAAAGGTTCAAACTAA
- a CDS encoding LLM class flavin-dependent oxidoreductase: MELGIGMFGDLSFDQTTGKYRDAGVKIREILEQVKTMDEVGIDVFAMGEHHRPDYAVSSPEIVLAAAASITKNIKLASGVTVLSSSEPVKVYEDFSTLDLISDGRAEIFVGRGSFIESFPLYGYSLNDYEQLFDEKLELLLKINSEENVSWSGKLRAPMQNQTVYPRAKNDGKLSIWRAVGGTPQSVLSAAQLGMPLVVAIIGGMPIQFKNLIEFYKQEYQKAGHDVSKMQIAIHSHTFVSNDQNVVDGYFNNYKSQMDRIGASRGWAPYTKAQYDGGRNKDGALFIGSPAEVADKIAYMKEIFGITRFIGHMDVGDPAHDVMMKSIELFGEKVKPIVQN, from the coding sequence ATGGAATTAGGAATAGGAATGTTTGGCGACTTATCTTTTGACCAGACAACCGGAAAATATAGAGATGCAGGCGTAAAGATTCGTGAAATTCTTGAGCAGGTAAAAACAATGGATGAGGTGGGAATTGATGTTTTCGCGATGGGAGAGCATCACCGTCCGGATTATGCGGTTTCGTCACCAGAAATTGTTTTGGCTGCAGCTGCAAGTATCACCAAAAATATAAAATTGGCAAGTGGTGTAACGGTTTTAAGTTCATCCGAGCCTGTAAAAGTATATGAAGACTTTTCAACATTAGATTTAATATCAGACGGTAGAGCCGAAATATTCGTAGGAAGAGGGAGTTTCATAGAATCTTTTCCGTTGTACGGATATTCTTTGAACGATTATGAACAGCTTTTCGATGAAAAATTAGAATTATTATTAAAAATAAATTCAGAAGAAAATGTTTCGTGGTCTGGAAAGCTTCGTGCGCCGATGCAAAATCAAACCGTTTATCCAAGAGCAAAAAATGATGGCAAATTATCAATCTGGAGAGCTGTTGGCGGAACACCACAATCGGTTTTAAGCGCTGCACAATTGGGAATGCCTTTGGTGGTTGCTATTATTGGCGGAATGCCGATTCAGTTTAAAAATTTAATCGAATTTTATAAGCAGGAATACCAAAAAGCAGGTCATGATGTATCTAAAATGCAGATCGCGATTCACTCACACACTTTTGTAAGTAACGACCAAAATGTTGTAGACGGATATTTTAATAATTACAAGTCTCAGATGGATAGAATCGGAGCTTCCAGGGGTTGGGCGCCTTATACAAAAGCGCAATATGATGGTGGAAGAAACAAAGATGGCGCTTTATTCATCGGAAGTCCGGCAGAAGTTGCAGATAAAATTGCTTACATGAAAGAAATTTTCGGAATTACGAGATTTATCGGGCATATGGATGTCGGCGATCCCGCTCATGATGTGATGATGAAATCTATTGAATTATTTGGTGAAAAAGTAAAACCTATTGTTCAAAATTGA